The Metasolibacillus fluoroglycofenilyticus genome segment ACCAACTGTAATTATTTTTCGAAAGCCCCTTGTGCTGCCTGAGCGTGGGACAGAGAAGCAAGCTGTCTTATTAAAAACGGTGCGCAATAAGCCGGAAACCGAAGTGCGCTCGAAAAGTCATCATTTTGGCAACAATGTATTAGCGCGTATGGAACTGCCAAACTTATCTAGCTATGAAGGTGTTTTTTTAACAGAGGAAGGTTATGTTGCGGAAGGGATTACCTCAAATATTTTTTGGGCTAAGCATGGTGTGCTTTATACACCAGCTTTAGCTACGGGCATATTGCCGGGCATTACACGTAAAATCATCATGACGCTTGCAAAGGCGCAAGGGTATGAAGTGCGTGAAGGCCTATATGACCGCTATGATATACAAGAGGCACATGAATGCTTTGTAACAAACTCGATACAGGAGCTTGTTCCAATTTCATCGCTTGAGCATAAATCCTTTGCGGGGGCGGAAGGGGCTATTTATCAGCGCCTACACCAATCGTATATAGCGGAAATTCGGGATATTATTAAAGGGAGATAAACAATGCTAGAACATTATAAAACGCCGCTTGTATTAAACGGCATTCCACTAGATTTTCAAAAGGAAACAGTTATTATGGGTATTTTAAATGTGACGCCTGACTCGTTTTCTGACGGAGGTAAATATGATTCAATTGATGCGGCTATTACACAAGCGAAGCGCATGGTAGCAGAAGGTGCAAAAATTATAGATATCGGTGGAGAATCTACAAGGCCGGGGCATATACCTGTTTCTGAGCAAGAGGAGCTTGAGCGCATTCTCCCAATTATTCGCGCACTAGCGAGTGAGGTGCCGGCAATTATTTCTGTCGATACTTATAAGGCGAATGTGGCGCGTGCGGCAATTGAAGCGGGTGCGCATATTATTAACGATATTTGGGGTGCGAAAAAAGAGCCTAAAATCGCACAAGTTGCTGCTGAATTAGGTGTACCTATTATTTTAATGCACAATCGGCAAGATGAGGATTACGTCGATTATTGGGCGGATTTTAAAAAAGATATGCAGGAAAGCATTGGTATTGCAAGACAGGCAGGGGTGCCGGATGCCCATATTATGCTAGACCCAGGCATCGGCTTTGTGAAAAATTTACAGCAAAGTATTGAGACGATGCAGCGCTTAGACGAGCTAGTAGCGTTTGGTTACCCGGTGCTTTTAGCGACATCTCGCAAGCGGATGATTGGCACAATACTTAATCTACCTGTTGATGAGCGTGTTGAGGGAACTGCTGCAACCTGTGCATTTGGCGTGCAAAAGGGCTGCCATTTAATGCGTGTACATGATGTGAAGGAAGTAGCTCGCACAGTGAAAGTGATGGACGCATTAGTAGGCAAGTTCGAAGTGAAGGGGGAGTTGTAATGGATTATATACATTTACGTGATATGCAATTTTTCGGCTATCACGGTGTT includes the following:
- the pabC gene encoding aminodeoxychorismate lyase, which gives rise to MICWMNGQYIGANELMISPFDHGFLYGLGFFETMRTYQDVPVFLQDHFHRLTESLNMYRIYMPYTLNDIAEVMHRLNELNGGGDGYFRINVSAGVHDLGLATADYPQPTVIIFRKPLVLPERGTEKQAVLLKTVRNKPETEVRSKSHHFGNNVLARMELPNLSSYEGVFLTEEGYVAEGITSNIFWAKHGVLYTPALATGILPGITRKIIMTLAKAQGYEVREGLYDRYDIQEAHECFVTNSIQELVPISSLEHKSFAGAEGAIYQRLHQSYIAEIRDIIKGR
- the folP gene encoding dihydropteroate synthase, yielding MLEHYKTPLVLNGIPLDFQKETVIMGILNVTPDSFSDGGKYDSIDAAITQAKRMVAEGAKIIDIGGESTRPGHIPVSEQEELERILPIIRALASEVPAIISVDTYKANVARAAIEAGAHIINDIWGAKKEPKIAQVAAELGVPIILMHNRQDEDYVDYWADFKKDMQESIGIARQAGVPDAHIMLDPGIGFVKNLQQSIETMQRLDELVAFGYPVLLATSRKRMIGTILNLPVDERVEGTAATCAFGVQKGCHLMRVHDVKEVARTVKVMDALVGKFEVKGEL